The DNA segment CCGCCCCGGGGACTTCCTGGTGTTCGTCCGGGACCGGTATGCGCCGCTGCTGGCGGCGAACGATCCAACGCACTTGAATCAGGCATGGTTGCCCAATGTGACGCAGTACCTGCGTGCGCATTACCGGTACCTGCCGGCGCTTTCCGCGGGGGTGGCGCCGTTTACCAGCGCCTGCGCCGCGCGATAGGACGTTTTCCAGCCCGTAGGGGAACTTGTGAAAAGAACCGGTGAGAAGCCTCCGCGCTTCCTTCAGCGTACGACCGTGAAGAAGTCCTGAGACGTTCTGTAATCGAATCTTGGGATCGCGCTCCACCGGGGGGAGGCGAGCATGCACCGCCGCGTCATTCTACGGTTCTTGTGGCGAACCGCCGTGCCGGTACTCATCAGCGCGCGGGCGCCCCGGTCGAATTCAAGGTCTATCCGGGCGCGACGCACGCCTTCGACGCGCCCGGGCGCGCCCGCACCCGCAACGTGCCCAACATTGGGCTGGTCCACCTCGCGTATGATCCCGCGGCGGCGGCCGACGCGCACACGCAGGTGCAGCGCTTCCTTAAGGCGCACCTGCAGTGAGACGGTAGCGCGGGGCTCTCAGCGGTCCGACGAGGGATCCAGGGCGTCGCGGAGGCCGTCGCCCACGAAGTTGAGGCTGAGGAGCGTCGCGGCGAGCACCAGCGCCGGCGCGATCACCAGGCGCGGATACGATTCGATCGCGTCGACGCCTTCCGCGATCATGAGGCCCCAGCTGGGCGTCGGCGGCTGGACGCCGAGGCCGAGGAAGCTCAGCCCGGCCTCGGCGATGATGAAGGTCGGCACGAGCAGCGTCGTCATAATGATGAGCGGGGCGACGATGTTCGGCAGCAGATGCGTGACGACGACGTGCCCCTCGGAGGCCCCCAGACTCTTCGCCGCCTGAACGAACTCCCGATGCCGCAGCATGAGGGTCTGCCCCCGCGCGACGCGGGCGACGTCCAGCCAGCCCACCAGCGACAACGCGAGGATGATCGCGGCGACGCCGCCGGTCGCCTGGTTCAGCGAGTGCAGCCAGACCAACGGGCCGGAGCGGATCGACGGCAGAAACGCCGTGAAGAACGTCTGCAGCAGCACGACGAGCAGCAGGTACGGGATGGCGTACACGATGTCCACGACGCGCATCAGCAGCAGGTCGAAGGTGCCCCCGAAGTAGCCAGCGGCGAGGCCGGTGGGCACGCCCACCGACAGGACGATCGCGGCGCTCGCCAGGCCGACGCTCATGGAGACGCGCGCGCCGTAAATCAGGCGGCTCAGCAGATCGCGGCCGAGCGCGTCGGTCCCGGCGAGGTGGCGGGCATCCGGGGATCCGTAGGTGGTCAGGAGATCCTGCTTGTCGTAGCGGTACGGGGAGAGGGTCTGGGCGGCGGCGCCGGTCAGGGCCACGACCGCCAGAAACGCCGCGCCCACCACTGCCATGCGGTGACGGGCGAAGCGCGCGAGGGCGCGGCGGGCGCGCCGGCGCGGATCGGCGGCGAGCACCGCCCGCTCGGCCTGCAGGAGCGAGCTAGCCGTACCGCACCTGCGGGTCCAGCAGCGCGTAGGACAGATCGACCAGGATGTTCATCGTGATGATGATGATCGCGAACAAGAGCGCGAGCGCGAGCAGCACCGGGTAGTCCCGGCCCGTCGTCGCGGTGACGAAGTAGCGCCCGATGCCCGGCACGCGCGTGATCGTCTCGACGAAGAACGAGCCCGTCACGACGTCCGCGACGAGGATGCCGGACACGGTGGCGATCGGCGTCAGCGCGTTGCGGAGGGCATGGCGGACGATGACGCGCGCACCGGCGAGGCCCTTCGCGCGCGCCGTGCGGATGTAATCCTGGTGGAGCACTTCGAGCAGCGACGTGCGCAGGTAGCGCGCAAGCGTGGTCGCCGGCCGGAAGCCGATGGCCGTCATGGGAATCAGCACCCGCACGTCCAGCAGGCCGCGCCAGCCGCCGGTCGGCACCCAGTGGAGCACGACCGCGAAGATCGTGACAAGCAGCGTCGCCATCACGTAGTTCGGGATCGAGATGCCGAGGACCACGATCCCCGTCGCCGCGTAGTCCACCACGGTGTTGCGGTAGACGGCCGCGAGCGTGCCGAGCGGAATCCCGACCACGATCGCGAACAGCATCGCCGCCGCGCCGAGCTGCATCGAAACCGGGAAAAATGCCGCGATGATATCCGAGACGTCCTGCGAGGTGTTGACGTACGAGGGACCGAGCGAGCCGTGCAGCGCGTTGCCGAGGTAGAGCGCGTACTGCGTCCACAGCGGCGCGTCCATGTGGTATTTAGCCTTGAGGTTGGCGATCACCTGGGGCGCGAGCGGTTTTTCGGCATTGTCCCAGGGCCCGCCCGGCGTGGCGTGGATCAGCACGAACGCGAGCGTGTAGACGATAACCATGGTCGGGACGGCGAGGAGAAGCCGCCGGACGAGATAGGCGCCCATGGCGGAGGGGGCGGGGGCCGCGCGGCCGCGGCCCCCGCCCGGCGACGGCTAGTGGTCCAGGATCTTGACGCGCCCGAAGGTGCCGTACCACGCGGTCGCGGCCGGCGGCAGCGCGAACCCCTGCACCCACGGTTTGATCGCGACGATGACGCCGAGGTGGAATAGAGGGACGGCCGGCAGCGCGGTGTTCAGAATCTTCTCCGCCGACTCGTAGAGCTGTTTGCGCTTCGCCGGATTCTGCTCCGCCGACCCGCTTCGGACCGCCGCGTCGTACTGCGCGTCGTGCCACTTCGTGTGGAAGAAGTCCTGGTCGGACTCGAACAGGATGTTCGCCCAGTTGGCGGGATCCTCGTAGTCCGAGCCCCACCGGTCGATGAACGCGTCGTACGGCTGCGTCGCGTACGAATTGAACGCGGCGTTGTACTCCTTCGACTCCATGCGTTGCAGCGTGACGTTGATCTTGAGGGATTCCTGCCACATCTGCTGCAGCGCCTGCGCGACCAGATCGAAGGTCACGAGCTTGCCCCAGGCGATCTTGAAGCCCGGGAAGCCCTTCCCGTCCGGATACCCCGCCTCCGCGAGCAGCTGCTTCGCGCGCGCCACCCCGCCCGTCAGCGGCGGCGTGGCGAGGTAGCCGATCGTGCCGGGCGGCGTGATGGTGGTGGCCGGGTCGTAGATGCCGCGGAGCACGTTGTTGGAGATCCGATTGTGATCGATCGCGAGGTACAGCGCCTGGCGGACCTTCGCGTTGCTGAGCGGCGACTTGGTGTTCGTGGTGTCGCAGAACATCATGGCCGTGCCGGACCAGCGGTACTTGTGCAGTTGCTTGCCGAGGGTGGCGTCGCTCCGCACCCGCGCGATGTCGGCCGGTTGGATCTGGTCCGTCACGTCGAGCTCGTTGTTCTCGAAGGCCGGCAGGCTGGTCCGGAACGGATCGTCCGTGAGGGTGAAGACAACCTTCTGCAGCGTGGGCTTCGGCCCCCAATACCGCGGGTTCGCGACGATCACGAGTTCCTTGTCGTGCTGCCACGAC comes from the bacterium genome and includes:
- a CDS encoding dienelactone hydrolase family protein: MANRRAGTHQRAGAPVEFKVYPGATHAFDAPGRARTRNVPNIGLVHLAYDPAAAADAHTQVQRFLKAHLQ
- a CDS encoding ABC transporter permease — its product is MLAADPRRRARRALARFARHRMAVVGAAFLAVVALTGAAAQTLSPYRYDKQDLLTTYGSPDARHLAGTDALGRDLLSRLIYGARVSMSVGLASAAIVLSVGVPTGLAAGYFGGTFDLLLMRVVDIVYAIPYLLLVVLLQTFFTAFLPSIRSGPLVWLHSLNQATGGVAAIILALSLVGWLDVARVARGQTLMLRHREFVQAAKSLGASEGHVVVTHLLPNIVAPLIIMTTLLVPTFIIAEAGLSFLGLGVQPPTPSWGLMIAEGVDAIESYPRLVIAPALVLAATLLSLNFVGDGLRDALDPSSDR
- a CDS encoding ABC transporter permease; the protein is MGAYLVRRLLLAVPTMVIVYTLAFVLIHATPGGPWDNAEKPLAPQVIANLKAKYHMDAPLWTQYALYLGNALHGSLGPSYVNTSQDVSDIIAAFFPVSMQLGAAAMLFAIVVGIPLGTLAAVYRNTVVDYAATGIVVLGISIPNYVMATLLVTIFAVVLHWVPTGGWRGLLDVRVLIPMTAIGFRPATTLARYLRTSLLEVLHQDYIRTARAKGLAGARVIVRHALRNALTPIATVSGILVADVVTGSFFVETITRVPGIGRYFVTATTGRDYPVLLALALLFAIIIITMNILVDLSYALLDPQVRYG
- a CDS encoding peptide ABC transporter substrate-binding protein, with protein sequence MARLPWESYYRSGLISRRQFVKLTAMLGSVAAIGATTETLVRPAPAEAALAAPAKQVLRYPDREPLHFDPATMEARPEILIGMALFDPLITFDAAGTAVPVAARSWSVSADGLTYTFRLRPGMQWSDGHPVTAADYEYAWKRVLDPAIASDYASAFYPIKGALDYNKGKVKTADGVAVKAVDALTLRAVLTEPAAYFPRLVSTWNYMPVPRWQVEKYDKKWVEAGNHVGNGMFKVQSWQHDKELVIVANPRYWGPKPTLQKVVFTLTDDPFRTSLPAFENNELDVTDQIQPADIARVRSDATLGKQLHKYRWSGTAMMFCDTTNTKSPLSNAKVRQALYLAIDHNRISNNVLRGIYDPATTITPPGTIGYLATPPLTGGVARAKQLLAEAGYPDGKGFPGFKIAWGKLVTFDLVAQALQQMWQESLKINVTLQRMESKEYNAAFNSYATQPYDAFIDRWGSDYEDPANWANILFESDQDFFHTKWHDAQYDAAVRSGSAEQNPAKRKQLYESAEKILNTALPAVPLFHLGVIVAIKPWVQGFALPPAATAWYGTFGRVKILDH